Proteins from a single region of Malaclemys terrapin pileata isolate rMalTer1 chromosome 23, rMalTer1.hap1, whole genome shotgun sequence:
- the SPATS2 gene encoding spermatogenesis-associated serine-rich protein 2 isoform X1, whose amino-acid sequence MSKKQNQKEPTGFIFDVQSNTVMAQGGTFENMKEKISAVRAVVPNRSNNEIILVLQHFDNCVDRTVQAFMEGNASEVLKEWTITGKKKNKKKKTKPKPPVEASLGLPDPGKLASTEGEQSAASSEKGGINGYHVNGSANDTESVDSLSEGLDTLSIDARELEDCESATPDMPDGTAVSELDSGIMDFEPKSPVMHSSQNPPSVRPQPEQRNASKSLSRSTASNQMSASLSPAMLEDVPVSSSNKKLGSNIEKSVKDLQRCTVSLARYRVVVKEEMDASIKKMKQAFAELQSCLMDREVALLAEMDKVKAEAMEILVSRQKKAGALKKMTDVAVRMSEEQLVELRADIKHFVSERKYDEDLGRVARFTCDLDAVKKSISSFGQVSHPKNSYSSRSRCSSVTSVSLSPSDPSTPECASAPSLPTASRKPPSSAETPAAGASASSRPCQPHREVFQGNRRQGQGYRPQGQRHNGPSNPGRHDSTNRYRNGPWYQSSSRSQNSQFRSPGIATDPGQTHSMGTLASQPVPSAQVHPGAPSTDTEGLPQRKPRSSQPEEANS is encoded by the exons AGCCAACAGGGTTCATTTTTGATGTGCAGTCCAACACCGTGATGGCCCAAGGAGGAACCTTTGAAAACATGAAGGAGAAG ATCAGTGCAGTGCGTGCGGTGGTCCCCAACAGGAGCAACAATGAAATCATCCTTGTGCTACAGCACTTTGATAACTGTGTGGATAGAACAGTGCAGGCCTTTATGGAAG GCAATGCCAGCGAAGTATTGAAAGAATGGACAATAACAGGCAAGAAAAAG aacaaaaagaagaaaacgAAACCCAAACCTCCAGTTGAAGCAAGCCTGGGCCTCCCAGATCCTGGTAAACTGGCATCCACTGAAGGGGAACAGTCTGCAGCTTCCTCAGAGAAGGGCGGGATTAATGGTTACCATGTCAATGGCTCGGCCAATGATACGGAGTCTGTGGACTCGCTCAGTGAAGGCTTGGATACGCTTTCAATAGATGCCAGAGAGTTAGAGGATTGTGAATCTGCCACACCTGACATGCCCGATGGAACAG CAGTGTCTGAGCTAGACAGTGGAATAATGGACTTTGAGCCAAAGTCACCCGTAATGCACTCTTCCCAGAACCCTCCATCTGTCAGGCCGCAGCCAGAGCAGAGGAATGCCAGCAAGTCTCTGTCTAGGTCCACGGCAAGCAATCAGATGTCTGCTTCCTTGTCTCCAGCGATGCTGGAAGATGTTCCGGTTTCTTCTTCAAACAAGAAGTTAG GTTCAAATATTGAAAAATCAGTGAAGGACCTCCAGCGTTGCACAGTCTCTTTGGCACGGTATCGGGTTGTGGTTAAAGAGGAGATGGATGCCTCCATTAAGAAAATGAAGCAGGCCTTTGCTGAACTGCAGAGTTG CCTCATGGACCGAGAGGTAGCGCTACTGGCCGAAATGGACAAAGTGAAAGCAGAAGCAA TGGAGATCCTGGTCAGCCGACAAAAGAAAGCTGGGGCACTAAAGAAGATGACTGATGTTGCCGTGCGCATGTCAGAGGAGCAGTTGGTAGAGCTTAGAGCTGACATAAAG CACTTTGTCAGTGAACGCAAATATGATGAAGACCTGGGCAGAGTGGCACGATTCACCTGTGACCTGGACGCAGTGAAGAAGAGCATCAGTTCGTTTGGGCAAG TTTCCCATCCAAAGAACAGTTACTCATCCAGATCACGGTGCAGCTCTGTCACGTCCGTGTCCTTGAGCCCAAGTGATCCCTCCACCCCAGAGTGTGCCTCTGCTCCCAGCCTTCCCACCGCAAGCAGGAAGCCCCCGTCCTCGGCagaaacacctgcagctggagcCAGCGCCAGCAGCCGTCCATGCCAGCCTCACCGAGAG GTCTTCCAGGGTAACAGGAGACAAGGCCAGGGCTACCGGCCCCAAGGCCAGCGCCATAACGGCCCCTCCAATCCAGGAAGACACGACAGTACAAACCGGTACAGAAATGGGCCTTGGTATCAGTCCAGTTCCAGGTCTCAGAATTCCCAGTTCCGATCTCCAGGGATTGCTACTGACCCTGGCCAGACTCATTCCATGGGAACCCTGGCGAGCCAGCCCGTCCCCTCAGCACAGGTGCATCCAGGCGCACCCAGCACAGACACCGAGGGGCTCCCACAACGTAAGCCAAGGTCAAGCCAGCCTGAAGAGGCAAATTCCTGA
- the SPATS2 gene encoding spermatogenesis-associated serine-rich protein 2 isoform X2 — MSKKQNQKEPTGFIFDVQSNTVMAQGGTFENMKEKISAVRAVVPNRSNNEIILVLQHFDNCVDRTVQAFMEGNASEVLKEWTITGKKKNKKKKTKPKPPVEASLGLPDPGKLASTEGEQSAASSEKGGINGYHVNGSANDTESVDSLSEGLDTLSIDARELEDCESATPDMPDGTVSELDSGIMDFEPKSPVMHSSQNPPSVRPQPEQRNASKSLSRSTASNQMSASLSPAMLEDVPVSSSNKKLGSNIEKSVKDLQRCTVSLARYRVVVKEEMDASIKKMKQAFAELQSCLMDREVALLAEMDKVKAEAMEILVSRQKKAGALKKMTDVAVRMSEEQLVELRADIKHFVSERKYDEDLGRVARFTCDLDAVKKSISSFGQVSHPKNSYSSRSRCSSVTSVSLSPSDPSTPECASAPSLPTASRKPPSSAETPAAGASASSRPCQPHREVFQGNRRQGQGYRPQGQRHNGPSNPGRHDSTNRYRNGPWYQSSSRSQNSQFRSPGIATDPGQTHSMGTLASQPVPSAQVHPGAPSTDTEGLPQRKPRSSQPEEANS; from the exons AGCCAACAGGGTTCATTTTTGATGTGCAGTCCAACACCGTGATGGCCCAAGGAGGAACCTTTGAAAACATGAAGGAGAAG ATCAGTGCAGTGCGTGCGGTGGTCCCCAACAGGAGCAACAATGAAATCATCCTTGTGCTACAGCACTTTGATAACTGTGTGGATAGAACAGTGCAGGCCTTTATGGAAG GCAATGCCAGCGAAGTATTGAAAGAATGGACAATAACAGGCAAGAAAAAG aacaaaaagaagaaaacgAAACCCAAACCTCCAGTTGAAGCAAGCCTGGGCCTCCCAGATCCTGGTAAACTGGCATCCACTGAAGGGGAACAGTCTGCAGCTTCCTCAGAGAAGGGCGGGATTAATGGTTACCATGTCAATGGCTCGGCCAATGATACGGAGTCTGTGGACTCGCTCAGTGAAGGCTTGGATACGCTTTCAATAGATGCCAGAGAGTTAGAGGATTGTGAATCTGCCACACCTGACATGCCCGATGGAACAG TGTCTGAGCTAGACAGTGGAATAATGGACTTTGAGCCAAAGTCACCCGTAATGCACTCTTCCCAGAACCCTCCATCTGTCAGGCCGCAGCCAGAGCAGAGGAATGCCAGCAAGTCTCTGTCTAGGTCCACGGCAAGCAATCAGATGTCTGCTTCCTTGTCTCCAGCGATGCTGGAAGATGTTCCGGTTTCTTCTTCAAACAAGAAGTTAG GTTCAAATATTGAAAAATCAGTGAAGGACCTCCAGCGTTGCACAGTCTCTTTGGCACGGTATCGGGTTGTGGTTAAAGAGGAGATGGATGCCTCCATTAAGAAAATGAAGCAGGCCTTTGCTGAACTGCAGAGTTG CCTCATGGACCGAGAGGTAGCGCTACTGGCCGAAATGGACAAAGTGAAAGCAGAAGCAA TGGAGATCCTGGTCAGCCGACAAAAGAAAGCTGGGGCACTAAAGAAGATGACTGATGTTGCCGTGCGCATGTCAGAGGAGCAGTTGGTAGAGCTTAGAGCTGACATAAAG CACTTTGTCAGTGAACGCAAATATGATGAAGACCTGGGCAGAGTGGCACGATTCACCTGTGACCTGGACGCAGTGAAGAAGAGCATCAGTTCGTTTGGGCAAG TTTCCCATCCAAAGAACAGTTACTCATCCAGATCACGGTGCAGCTCTGTCACGTCCGTGTCCTTGAGCCCAAGTGATCCCTCCACCCCAGAGTGTGCCTCTGCTCCCAGCCTTCCCACCGCAAGCAGGAAGCCCCCGTCCTCGGCagaaacacctgcagctggagcCAGCGCCAGCAGCCGTCCATGCCAGCCTCACCGAGAG GTCTTCCAGGGTAACAGGAGACAAGGCCAGGGCTACCGGCCCCAAGGCCAGCGCCATAACGGCCCCTCCAATCCAGGAAGACACGACAGTACAAACCGGTACAGAAATGGGCCTTGGTATCAGTCCAGTTCCAGGTCTCAGAATTCCCAGTTCCGATCTCCAGGGATTGCTACTGACCCTGGCCAGACTCATTCCATGGGAACCCTGGCGAGCCAGCCCGTCCCCTCAGCACAGGTGCATCCAGGCGCACCCAGCACAGACACCGAGGGGCTCCCACAACGTAAGCCAAGGTCAAGCCAGCCTGAAGAGGCAAATTCCTGA